A single window of Streptomyces griseoviridis DNA harbors:
- a CDS encoding type I polyketide synthase: MPDDKKLVDYLKWVTADLHKTRRRLEEAEAHRREPIAVVGMACRLPGGVNSPEEYWKLLDEGRDGIAPFPADRGWDLDALGGDGAGSSAAGEGGFVDAAAFDAGFFGISPREAVAMDPQQRILLETTWEAIERAGIDPLSLRGSRTGVFVGTAGVDYVGVVMNSREDAEGHATTGLTASVVSGRISYAFDLAGPAVTVDTACSASLVAIHLAAQALRGGECGLALAGGVTVMSTPMGFSGFTRQGGISTSGRCKAFADDADGTGWSEGSGVLVLERLSDARRNGHQVLAVLRGSAINQDGASNGLTAPNGPSQQRVIRQALAGAGLSAADVDAVEAHGTGTPLGDPIEAQALLATYGQDRPEDRPLLLGSVKSNIGHSQAAAGVAGVIKTILAIRHGVLPKSLHINEASTHVDWSAGHVELLTERTRWPETGRPRRAGVSSFGISGTNAHVVIEQAPDDETPADAPSEPAATPTVVPWTVSAKTRDALDAQLARITSVTGAGALDVGHSLATGRSSFEHRAVLLAGGEGEPVEVARGRAVERSLAVLFSGQGSQRAGMGRELYGRFPVFAEALDAVLDRLDVPGLREVLFADDDERLHSTGYTQPALFAVEVALYRLVESWGVRPEFVAGHSIGEITAAHVAGVFSLDDACALVAARARLMQELPSGGAMVAVQATEAEIAGRLTDGVALAAVNAPDSVVIAGEEAEVLALAAEFAAEGRKTRRLAVSHAFHSALMEPMLDAFREVAEGLTYAEPTIPVVSNVTGALAAPGQLTTPAYWVEHVRGTVRFADGVRALADAGADAFLEVGPGGVLTALTRQTLDTTESAEAVAVPALRAQRPEQDALLTGLAQLHVSGVRVDWAAWFTGTGAHRTDLPTYAWQHRRYWPRPLAHAADIPGAGLTPAQHPLLGAAVSLAGSEGVLLTGRVGLRTHPWLADHTMGGLVLFPATGFLELAVRAGDQVGCGGVKELVLTTPLALDPKAAVAVQVTVGTPDASGGRPLGIHSRPADAQADEPWTQHATGVLVPGEQRVPFDETAWPPADATPVDLTGFYERTEYGTVFQGLRAAWTRDDDVYAEVELPAGADDAALFGMHPALLTAALHAVEYIDLKDADQGLLPFSWSGVTLHASGATRLRVRIGKDGEDTVSLAAVDTAGRPVLSVAALALRPSSAARLLGPGAADRSCLLRLDWVPAEPGGTPAGGPRAGLGGDPFATGTTLTSLDEVTEDHTVVLVPVPDSGDDPVAATHDATRATLALLKEWLAAPRPTGARLVFVARGVVGAAPGDPADNLAGAAVWGMVRTAQGEHPGTLTLVDLEPGAPLPLDAVLAADEPQSAVRAGQVLVGRLAQLPPPVGDQDGPERPDLFGGARGGTVLITGGTGTLGALTARHLVAQHGVTRLLLAGRRGPDAPGAAELVAELRESGAHVTVAACDVTDRDALAALLDTVPAAHPLTGIVHAAGVLDDAVVTSLTPERLADVLRPKADAAWHLHDLTRHLDLDAFVLYSSISGVTARAGQANYVAANLVLDTLAQHRAAQGLPALSVAWGAWDLDDGMAGDLLTDAGRQRIRARGIDTLPSDRALDLLDAALARRTPFVVATTLGTPPATVHADEVPPLMRGLVTAPRRTASAAAPARVLDAASFRESFASLGAAEQETALRDLVTACSAELLGHTDPTEIDPERDFLELGFDSLIGIELRRKLSDVTGLQLPASIVYDSGSPNGLTAWLRTELGAQGGAAPQTGAAGGPTENDSMERLFLDGLAQGKLREAQRMLATVAALRPSFEVTAELEDLPWPVTLAEGPAETRLICVSAPTANGGVHQYATLSGHFRGRRDVAALPLVGFNTGEALPAHPAAAARVIAESALQAADGKPFVLVGHSSGGSLAYAAAGVLESTWGIRPTAVVLLDTLSIQHNSDEGIDYNGMMKFNFTAVDDSPVRLTNSRLSAMGRWMVLLNALDVHPTTAPVLEIKCTRALIEGVPAPDPERLHIPVVPGADVLPLDSDHLSLIREDSGPAADLVHDWLTALETRAAAPHPEAVPAG; the protein is encoded by the coding sequence ATGCCCGATGACAAGAAGCTCGTCGACTACCTCAAGTGGGTCACCGCCGATCTGCACAAGACCCGCAGGCGGCTGGAGGAGGCCGAGGCCCACCGGCGCGAACCCATCGCCGTCGTCGGCATGGCCTGCCGGCTGCCCGGCGGGGTCAACTCGCCCGAGGAGTACTGGAAACTCCTCGACGAGGGCCGCGACGGCATCGCCCCCTTCCCCGCCGACCGCGGCTGGGACCTCGACGCGCTGGGCGGCGACGGCGCCGGCAGCAGCGCGGCCGGTGAGGGCGGGTTCGTCGACGCGGCCGCCTTCGACGCGGGCTTCTTCGGGATATCGCCCCGCGAGGCCGTCGCGATGGACCCGCAGCAGCGGATCCTGCTGGAGACCACCTGGGAGGCCATCGAGCGGGCCGGCATCGACCCGCTGTCGCTGCGCGGCAGCCGCACCGGCGTCTTCGTCGGCACCGCCGGCGTCGACTACGTCGGCGTCGTCATGAACTCCCGTGAGGACGCCGAGGGTCACGCCACCACCGGCCTCACCGCGAGCGTCGTCTCCGGGCGCATCTCCTACGCCTTCGACCTCGCGGGCCCCGCGGTCACCGTCGACACCGCCTGCTCGGCGTCCCTGGTCGCCATCCACCTCGCCGCCCAGGCCCTGCGGGGCGGCGAGTGCGGCCTCGCCCTCGCGGGCGGCGTCACCGTGATGTCGACGCCCATGGGCTTCTCCGGCTTCACCCGGCAGGGCGGCATCTCCACCAGCGGCCGCTGCAAGGCGTTCGCCGACGACGCCGACGGCACCGGCTGGTCCGAGGGCTCGGGCGTCCTCGTCCTGGAGCGGCTCTCCGACGCGCGTCGCAACGGCCACCAGGTCCTCGCCGTCCTGCGCGGCTCCGCCATCAACCAGGACGGCGCCTCCAACGGCCTCACCGCCCCCAACGGCCCGTCCCAACAGCGCGTCATCCGGCAGGCGTTGGCCGGTGCGGGACTCTCCGCGGCCGACGTCGACGCCGTCGAGGCGCACGGCACGGGCACCCCGCTCGGTGACCCGATCGAGGCGCAGGCGCTGCTGGCCACCTACGGCCAGGACCGGCCCGAGGACCGGCCGCTGCTGCTGGGCTCCGTGAAGTCCAACATCGGGCACTCCCAGGCCGCCGCCGGTGTCGCCGGCGTCATCAAGACGATCCTCGCCATCCGCCACGGCGTCCTGCCCAAGTCCCTCCACATCAACGAGGCGTCGACGCACGTCGACTGGAGCGCGGGCCACGTCGAACTCCTCACCGAGCGCACCCGGTGGCCCGAGACCGGCCGCCCACGCCGGGCCGGGGTGTCGTCCTTCGGCATCAGCGGCACCAACGCCCACGTCGTCATCGAGCAGGCGCCCGACGACGAGACGCCCGCCGACGCGCCGAGCGAGCCGGCCGCCACCCCCACCGTCGTCCCCTGGACGGTCTCCGCCAAGACCCGCGACGCCCTGGACGCCCAGCTCGCCCGGATCACCTCCGTGACCGGCGCCGGCGCGCTCGACGTCGGGCACTCGCTGGCCACCGGCCGCTCCTCGTTCGAGCACCGGGCGGTGCTGCTGGCGGGTGGGGAGGGTGAGCCGGTGGAGGTGGCGCGGGGTCGGGCCGTGGAGCGGTCGCTCGCGGTGCTGTTCTCGGGTCAGGGTTCGCAGCGGGCCGGGATGGGCCGTGAACTGTACGGTCGTTTCCCGGTGTTCGCGGAGGCGCTGGACGCCGTTCTCGACCGTCTGGACGTGCCGGGTCTGCGGGAGGTGCTGTTCGCCGATGACGACGAGCGGCTCCACTCCACCGGGTACACCCAGCCCGCCCTGTTCGCCGTCGAGGTCGCTCTGTACCGGCTGGTCGAATCGTGGGGTGTGCGGCCCGAGTTCGTCGCGGGCCACTCCATCGGTGAGATCACGGCCGCGCATGTCGCCGGGGTGTTCTCCCTCGACGACGCGTGCGCGCTGGTCGCGGCCCGTGCCCGGCTGATGCAGGAACTGCCGTCCGGTGGGGCGATGGTGGCCGTGCAGGCGACCGAGGCGGAGATCGCCGGACGTCTCACCGACGGGGTCGCGCTGGCCGCCGTCAACGCCCCCGACTCGGTCGTCATCGCGGGGGAGGAGGCCGAAGTCCTCGCCCTGGCAGCCGAGTTCGCCGCCGAGGGCCGCAAGACGCGGCGCCTGGCCGTCAGCCACGCCTTCCACTCGGCGCTGATGGAGCCGATGCTCGACGCGTTCCGCGAGGTCGCCGAGGGACTGACCTACGCCGAGCCGACGATCCCCGTCGTCTCGAACGTCACCGGCGCCCTCGCCGCCCCGGGCCAACTCACCACCCCGGCCTACTGGGTGGAGCACGTCCGCGGCACCGTCCGGTTCGCCGACGGGGTCCGTGCCCTCGCCGACGCCGGCGCCGACGCCTTCCTCGAAGTCGGCCCCGGCGGTGTCCTCACCGCCCTCACCCGGCAGACCCTCGACACCACCGAGAGCGCCGAGGCCGTCGCCGTCCCCGCGCTGCGCGCCCAGCGGCCCGAGCAGGACGCCCTGCTCACCGGCCTCGCCCAGCTGCACGTGTCCGGCGTCCGCGTCGACTGGGCCGCCTGGTTCACCGGCACCGGCGCCCACCGCACCGACCTGCCCACCTACGCCTGGCAGCACCGCCGTTACTGGCCCCGCCCGCTCGCCCACGCCGCCGACATCCCCGGCGCGGGGCTCACCCCCGCCCAGCACCCGCTGCTCGGCGCCGCCGTCTCCCTCGCCGGGTCCGAAGGCGTCCTGCTCACCGGACGGGTCGGGCTTCGCACCCACCCCTGGCTCGCCGACCACACCATGGGCGGCCTGGTCCTCTTCCCCGCCACCGGCTTCCTCGAACTGGCCGTCAGGGCAGGCGACCAGGTCGGCTGCGGCGGGGTCAAGGAACTCGTCCTCACCACACCCCTCGCCCTCGACCCGAAGGCCGCCGTCGCCGTCCAGGTCACCGTCGGCACCCCCGACGCCTCCGGCGGACGCCCCCTCGGCATCCATTCGAGGCCCGCCGACGCGCAGGCCGACGAGCCGTGGACCCAGCACGCCACCGGCGTCCTCGTCCCGGGCGAACAGCGCGTCCCCTTCGACGAGACCGCCTGGCCGCCCGCCGACGCCACCCCCGTCGACCTCACCGGCTTCTACGAGCGCACCGAGTACGGCACCGTCTTCCAGGGCCTGCGCGCCGCCTGGACCCGTGACGACGACGTCTACGCCGAAGTGGAACTGCCCGCGGGCGCCGACGACGCCGCCCTCTTCGGGATGCACCCCGCGCTGCTCACCGCCGCCCTGCACGCGGTCGAGTACATCGACCTCAAGGACGCCGACCAGGGCCTGCTGCCGTTCTCCTGGTCCGGGGTCACCCTGCACGCCTCGGGCGCCACCCGGCTGCGGGTACGGATCGGCAAGGACGGCGAGGACACCGTCTCCCTCGCCGCCGTCGACACCGCGGGACGCCCCGTGCTGTCCGTCGCGGCACTGGCCCTGCGGCCCTCCTCAGCCGCCCGGCTCCTCGGCCCCGGCGCCGCCGACCGGTCCTGCCTGCTCCGCCTCGACTGGGTCCCCGCCGAACCCGGCGGCACACCCGCGGGCGGCCCCCGCGCGGGCCTCGGCGGCGACCCCTTCGCCACCGGCACCACCCTCACCTCCCTCGACGAGGTCACCGAGGACCACACCGTCGTCCTGGTACCCGTCCCCGACAGCGGCGACGACCCGGTCGCCGCCACCCACGACGCGACCCGCGCCACCCTCGCCCTGCTGAAGGAGTGGCTCGCCGCACCCCGGCCCACCGGCGCCCGGCTCGTCTTCGTCGCCCGCGGCGTCGTCGGCGCCGCGCCGGGCGACCCGGCGGACAACCTCGCGGGCGCCGCCGTCTGGGGCATGGTCCGCACCGCCCAGGGCGAACACCCCGGCACCCTCACCCTCGTCGACCTCGAACCCGGCGCGCCCCTGCCCCTGGACGCGGTCCTCGCCGCCGACGAACCGCAGAGCGCCGTCCGCGCGGGACAGGTCCTCGTCGGCCGCCTCGCCCAACTGCCCCCGCCCGTAGGCGATCAGGACGGACCCGAGCGGCCCGACCTCTTCGGCGGCGCCCGCGGCGGCACCGTCCTGATCACCGGCGGCACCGGCACCCTCGGCGCCCTCACCGCCCGCCACCTCGTCGCGCAGCACGGCGTCACCCGACTGCTGCTCGCCGGCCGGCGCGGACCCGACGCGCCGGGCGCCGCCGAACTCGTCGCCGAACTGCGGGAGTCGGGCGCCCACGTCACCGTCGCCGCGTGCGACGTCACCGACCGGGACGCCCTCGCCGCGCTCCTCGACACCGTGCCCGCCGCCCACCCCCTCACCGGGATCGTGCACGCGGCCGGCGTCCTCGACGACGCCGTCGTCACCTCCCTCACCCCCGAACGCCTCGCCGACGTCCTGCGGCCCAAGGCGGACGCCGCCTGGCACCTGCACGACCTCACCCGCCACCTCGACCTCGACGCGTTCGTCCTCTACTCGTCGATCTCCGGTGTCACCGCCCGCGCCGGCCAGGCCAACTACGTCGCCGCCAACCTCGTCCTCGACACCCTCGCCCAGCACCGCGCCGCCCAGGGCCTGCCCGCCCTGTCCGTCGCCTGGGGCGCCTGGGACCTCGACGACGGCATGGCGGGCGACCTCCTCACCGACGCCGGACGCCAGCGCATCCGCGCCCGCGGCATCGACACCCTGCCCAGCGACCGCGCCCTCGACCTCCTCGACGCGGCCCTGGCCCGCCGCACCCCCTTCGTCGTCGCCACCACCCTGGGCACGCCCCCGGCGACCGTCCACGCCGACGAGGTACCGCCGCTGATGCGCGGCCTGGTCACCGCGCCTCGCAGGACCGCCTCCGCCGCCGCCCCGGCCCGCGTCCTCGACGCGGCCTCCTTCCGGGAGAGCTTCGCCTCCCTCGGCGCGGCCGAACAGGAGACCGCCCTGCGCGACCTGGTCACCGCCTGCTCCGCCGAACTGCTCGGCCACACCGACCCGACCGAGATCGACCCCGAACGCGACTTCCTCGAACTCGGCTTCGACTCCCTGATCGGCATCGAACTGCGCCGCAAGCTCAGCGACGTCACCGGCCTCCAACTGCCCGCCAGCATCGTCTACGACAGCGGCTCACCGAACGGCCTCACCGCCTGGCTGCGCACCGAACTCGGCGCCCAGGGCGGCGCGGCCCCGCAGACCGGCGCGGCGGGCGGCCCCACCGAGAACGACTCCATGGAGCGCCTCTTCCTCGACGGACTCGCCCAGGGCAAGCTGCGCGAGGCACAGCGGATGCTCGCCACCGTCGCCGCGCTCCGCCCGTCCTTCGAGGTCACCGCCGAACTGGAGGACCTGCCCTGGCCGGTGACGCTCGCCGAGGGCCCCGCCGAGACCCGGCTGATCTGCGTCAGCGCGCCCACCGCCAACGGCGGCGTCCACCAGTACGCCACCCTCTCCGGCCACTTCCGCGGCCGCCGCGACGTCGCCGCCCTGCCACTGGTCGGCTTCAACACCGGCGAGGCGCTGCCCGCGCACCCCGCGGCCGCCGCCCGCGTCATCGCCGAGAGCGCCCTCCAGGCCGCCGACGGCAAGCCCTTCGTCCTCGTCGGCCACTCCTCGGGAGGCTCCCTCGCCTACGCGGCGGCCGGCGTCCTGGAGAGCACCTGGGGCATCCGCCCCACCGCCGTCGTCCTCCTCGACACCCTCAGCATCCAGCACAACAGCGACGAGGGCATCGACTACAACGGCATGATGAAGTTCAACTTCACCGCCGTCGACGACTCCCCGGTCCGGCTCACCAACTCCCGGCTCTCCGCCATGGGCCGCTGGATGGTGCTCCTCAACGCCCTCGACGTGCACCCCACCACCGCGCCCGTCCTGGAGATCAAGTGCACCCGGGCGCTCATCGAGGGCGTCCCCGCCCCCGACCCCGAGCGCCTGCACATCCCGGTCGTGCCCGGCGCCGACGTGCTGCCCCTCGACTCCGACCACCTGTCCCTCATCCGTGAGGACTCCGGGCCCGCCGCCGACCTCGTCCACGACTGGCTCACCGCCCTGGAGACCCGCGCCGCCGCCCCGCACCCGGAGGCGGTACCGGCCGGCTGA